The following are from one region of the Paenalkalicoccus suaedae genome:
- a CDS encoding DMT family transporter: MKNLLNDRPWLIYVMLALATSSWGSAFIAGSYATEDFSPTVVAFFRFFFAFVLLIPVMLVMDKGSRRPKGKEWWLVGLLGLTGIALYNIAFFVATRDAPIVKSSLFIASNPILIAVLSGIFLKEAITKRNVIGLVLALTGAAIIITEGQFQQVVEAGLAPIDLVLLFAVVCWALYSVLGKVALRKFSSITATTYAVGIGTLMLFPFVFFETSVVEIQQASLLTWGSILHMSVIVSVLSFIMYYQGIKMIGAARASIFINFMPLSAVI, translated from the coding sequence ATGAAGAATCTATTAAATGATAGGCCATGGCTTATTTATGTGATGCTCGCGCTAGCAACAAGTAGCTGGGGGAGCGCATTTATTGCGGGGAGTTACGCAACAGAAGATTTTAGCCCAACTGTGGTGGCGTTTTTCCGATTCTTCTTTGCGTTTGTGTTACTTATCCCGGTCATGCTTGTGATGGATAAAGGAAGTAGGAGACCTAAAGGCAAGGAATGGTGGTTGGTTGGCTTGCTTGGGTTGACGGGAATTGCGCTGTATAATATCGCGTTCTTTGTTGCGACGCGTGATGCGCCAATTGTGAAGAGCTCGTTATTTATTGCTTCGAATCCAATATTGATTGCGGTGCTGTCAGGGATTTTTCTCAAAGAAGCCATCACTAAACGCAATGTTATTGGGTTGGTGCTGGCGTTGACGGGCGCTGCGATCATCATCACAGAGGGGCAGTTCCAGCAGGTGGTCGAGGCAGGCTTGGCTCCGATTGATTTGGTGTTGTTATTTGCTGTCGTGTGCTGGGCGCTGTATAGCGTGTTGGGCAAAGTGGCGTTGCGGAAGTTCAGTTCGATCACGGCAACGACATATGCGGTCGGGATTGGGACGCTGATGCTGTTCCCCTTCGTATTTTTTGAGACGAGCGTGGTAGAGATTCAGCAGGCGAGCTTGTTAACCTGGGGATCCATCTTACATATGAGCGTGATTGTCTCCGTATTAAGCTTTATCATGTATTACCAAGGAATCAAAATGATCGGCGCAGCACGAGCATCGATCTTTATCAACTTTATGCCACTATCGGCCGTGATTTAG
- a CDS encoding flavodoxin family protein, whose amino-acid sequence MMALLGSARRGGNTEYLVDRALEGIVCKKVHLLDYEINPIVDQRHTAGGFEEVDDDYEALFKEFMEQDIILFATPLYWFGMSAQMKLFFDRWSQYMRDDRYQFAERMKQKKAYVIITGENPPPKTAALPLVQQFQYICEYTGMEFVDYIIGKANKPTEIQEDSYAVGKAELWNEELREVLRCVVI is encoded by the coding sequence GTGATGGCATTGCTTGGGAGTGCGAGAAGAGGCGGCAACACGGAGTATTTGGTGGATAGGGCCTTAGAAGGAATCGTGTGCAAGAAGGTGCATCTGCTCGATTACGAGATCAACCCGATCGTCGATCAGCGGCATACGGCAGGTGGATTTGAAGAGGTGGATGATGATTATGAAGCGTTGTTTAAGGAATTCATGGAACAGGATATCATCCTCTTTGCAACTCCGTTATACTGGTTTGGGATGTCTGCGCAGATGAAGCTTTTTTTTGACCGATGGAGCCAGTACATGCGAGACGATCGCTATCAGTTTGCGGAGCGAATGAAGCAGAAGAAGGCGTATGTGATCATCACAGGAGAAAATCCGCCTCCGAAGACAGCGGCACTGCCACTGGTCCAACAGTTCCAATACATTTGCGAATACACAGGCATGGAGTTTGTCGACTATATCATCGGCAAAGCGAACAAACCAACGGAGATCCAGGAGGATAGCTATGCGGTAGGGAAGGCAGAGCTGTGGAATGAAGAGTTAAGAGAAGTCTTGCGGTGTGTCGTTATTTGA
- a CDS encoding S-layer homology domain-containing protein — protein MRKVWSIMLFVVMMVGMATNVAASGFTDVRDTWYETEVNALASKGVIAGTSATTFSPGQDVTRGQFAAFVARALDLPFGGRNNFNDIDATNPFYIELNELGQAGIMTGDQQGNSNWNSPITRVEATAIIDRMLQVEGIKTDSYKKPLFFRDNHAIPAWANESVGNMVGLEIVAGMPDGSFSGNVKVSRATAAVLLYRAFEVIDSGEGNTEDSVGGVRYLGPSVQHGTVHMDFFARKLVSGDWKESVYNTGALVYVPEVGYDHVSGRFDLSSDEANTLVFENWIGFDYGADKQLRVELYLYKREDLFSGCGEGDCFVYDGVLTSPYATVNLNAQDRVEFDVSEEEFDLVDFRVVLTSNRNILDGIRDVNMRFSFKD, from the coding sequence TTGAGGAAAGTATGGAGTATCATGTTGTTTGTTGTGATGATGGTAGGAATGGCGACGAATGTTGCGGCGAGTGGATTTACGGATGTGAGAGATACGTGGTATGAGACGGAGGTCAATGCGTTAGCTAGTAAGGGAGTAATCGCTGGTACGAGTGCGACGACGTTCTCGCCTGGACAGGATGTGACGCGGGGGCAGTTTGCGGCTTTTGTGGCGCGAGCATTAGACTTACCTTTTGGTGGTAGAAATAATTTTAATGATATTGATGCTACAAATCCTTTTTACATAGAATTGAATGAGCTAGGGCAAGCGGGAATTATGACTGGTGATCAGCAGGGCAATTCGAACTGGAATAGTCCGATTACACGAGTTGAAGCGACGGCAATCATTGATCGAATGTTACAAGTAGAAGGAATTAAGACGGATAGCTATAAGAAACCACTATTCTTCCGAGACAATCATGCTATTCCAGCATGGGCGAATGAGAGTGTGGGTAACATGGTTGGTTTAGAAATTGTAGCAGGGATGCCTGATGGATCGTTTAGTGGGAATGTGAAAGTAAGTCGTGCGACTGCGGCGGTGTTATTGTATCGGGCATTTGAGGTTATTGACAGTGGAGAAGGGAATACAGAGGATTCTGTTGGCGGTGTAAGGTATCTAGGGCCTTCTGTCCAGCATGGAACCGTTCATATGGACTTTTTCGCTAGAAAGTTAGTGAGTGGGGATTGGAAAGAGAGTGTATATAATACAGGCGCATTAGTATACGTACCCGAAGTAGGATATGATCATGTATCTGGCAGATTTGATTTAAGTAGTGATGAAGCTAATACGTTAGTATTTGAAAATTGGATTGGCTTTGATTATGGTGCGGACAAACAGTTAAGGGTAGAGTTGTATTTGTATAAGAGAGAGGATTTATTTAGTGGATGTGGAGAAGGGGATTGCTTTGTTTATGATGGAGTGCTGACTAGTCCCTATGCGACTGTTAACTTGAATGCGCAAGATAGAGTTGAATTCGACGTGAGTGAAGAAGAATTTGACTTAGTAGATTTCCGTGTGGTGTTAACAAGTAACCGTAACATATTGGATGGAATTAGAGATGTGAATATGAGGTTTTCGTTTAAAGACTAG
- a CDS encoding LysR family transcriptional regulator, translated as MELRHLITFKTIVETGGFRKAADELGYVQSSITSHIKELEKELGYPLFDRLGKKVVLTQTGERYLPYAKEMIDLHLKSKEVIKEANVPAGELTIGVSESLMIYWLPAIIQQFMERYPEVKLTLKSIHDNLPAQFIKGEIDAAVLIEVPNWQPSQLRVEQLKPEKLSLVRSAAKAQTSIPETMFVTEYTCSWRPMIESFLETEGREAKRVELPSIEAIKKCVLLGLGRSMLPHFVVKAEIENGDLIEEKAEQPIAIYTAVHKDKWQSINVEAFLDVLMGRDGIE; from the coding sequence ATGGAGCTTCGTCATTTAATAACATTCAAAACAATCGTAGAAACGGGAGGCTTTAGAAAGGCTGCGGATGAGTTAGGATACGTACAGTCTTCGATTACCTCCCACATCAAGGAACTCGAAAAGGAGCTTGGCTACCCGCTTTTCGACCGGTTAGGAAAGAAGGTTGTGCTCACGCAAACGGGAGAACGGTATTTACCCTACGCCAAAGAGATGATTGACCTGCATCTTAAATCAAAAGAGGTCATCAAAGAAGCGAACGTGCCTGCGGGAGAGCTGACCATTGGGGTAAGCGAATCGCTAATGATTTACTGGCTCCCGGCCATCATTCAGCAGTTCATGGAACGCTATCCGGAGGTCAAGCTGACGCTAAAATCGATACACGATAACCTCCCAGCGCAATTCATCAAAGGAGAAATAGACGCAGCCGTGCTCATAGAAGTCCCAAATTGGCAACCATCCCAACTACGCGTCGAGCAATTAAAACCAGAAAAGCTATCACTCGTACGATCCGCAGCCAAAGCACAAACATCGATCCCAGAGACCATGTTCGTGACAGAGTACACCTGTAGCTGGCGACCAATGATCGAGAGCTTTTTAGAAACAGAAGGAAGGGAAGCAAAACGAGTCGAACTCCCAAGCATCGAAGCCATCAAAAAATGCGTGCTCCTAGGCCTAGGCAGATCCATGCTCCCTCATTTTGTCGTAAAGGCAGAAATCGAAAATGGAGACCTCATCGAAGAAAAAGCAGAACAACCAATTGCTATTTATACAGCCGTCCATAAAGATAAATGGCAGTCGATTAATGTTGAGGCGTTTTTGGATGTGTTGATGGGGAGAGATGGAATTGAATGA